In Nostoc edaphicum CCNP1411, the sequence GTTGCGGATGCAAAGGTGTTGGTGTCAATTCGCCCTTACCAGTTTGATTCCATAAAATCATGGATAGTAGCCCATCTACTAAGCCGTTATTGCTGCCGTTGCTGCCAACTAAGACATCTGGAATCAAGCGGACATTGCGATCGCCTATAATCTGCATTAGTTGCATTGCTGTATAACCTTGTGAACCCAAGGCTTCCACACCAGCGCGATAGGTTTCAGCTTTGGCGTTACCCGTGGCACGGATACCTTCAGCCTCAGCAATTGCCCGGAGTTTTGTCCCCTCGGCTTCACCATTCGCCTCCTTAATTTGGGCTTGGGCTTTCAGGTCAGCTATATGCACACTCTGCTCCGATTTCACCATTTCTTGCTGGATATTAGCGAGTGCCGTTTCCCGGACAAGTTGCTGCCGTTGGGTTTGCGCCATCTGCTGGACTTCATAAGTCTTGCGTTCTTCTTCGGCAATTTTCCGGTCTGTCTGTGTCTGCATTAGTGATGCTGGTGGCTGAATATCACCAATAAGGGTGTCGATCGCTTGCACGTCATAAGCCCGCAATGCTGTTTTAATATACTCAGCAGCCTCAGTTTGCCGCTCACTTCGAGCAGTCAGAAAGTCTAGTACAGTACAGTTTTGGGCTGAGTTGCGGAAATAATTACCGATGGTAGGTTCCAATACATGGTCTACCAGATTTTGCATTGCACCTACGCGAGAAATTACCTTCGGCGCATCTAAAGCACCCACATGGATAATTTGCGCTACTTCTAAATCAAAAGCAAACCCATCACGCGATCGCACTGTCAAGGAAGCTAGTTGAGCATCATAGCTGTGACGTTCGGTGCGACCTGACCAGTTTAAGACAATGTTGGTCGTTGGCACTAGTTCCATCTTCATGATTCGGGAATTAATCGGGTGCTTACCAGGATACAGTGGTTCGATCCATACGCCCTTATGTCCAGGATTAACCAAGTTACCGTGGGTGAAAGCTGCACCGCTGACATCTTGATGTGCCTTACCCACAAAAGAAATTACCACACCCACATACCCAATGGGAATTTCCGTCATCGGCACTTGTTCAACCTGGACAAACCAAGGGTTCAAGTTCCAAGAACCAGAAAGCAACGTTTGCTCTTGTAAGCCTCTCCGCCCACCGCCATTAATAAATTTCTGACCATTTTGGAAGTTGTCGTGTCCGTCAATTGTGGGGCCTGCGAGTTCACCGGCAGAAATTGGCAAACCATCTAAGGTAGTGACGATGCCAACTTTGTCCGATGCCAGACTGTACACCCGCAACTGTTCTGGAGTCATGCCATGAGCGCTGGCATTTGATGCCATGATGACTTTAAATAGGGCAGTGTTGATCCGGTACGTACCTGCGGTGAGAAAACCCATTTGCCGCCCTTTTTCCCCGCCTTGGGTGAGGAATTTTCGAGCATCTTGGAAGTTGTCACAATCTACGATTTTACCCAAAATCCGCTCTGGGGGGTTGGATGCGCCATCTGCTGCCACAATTAAAGCGATTTCCCCTTGGGGAACGACAATTACCGTCTCTTTTTTTACAGAATACTGCCAAGGCCAATAGCCCCAGTGCCAACCAGGAGCTAAAGTATCTGCCTGTAAGCCAGCTTCCCCATTGAGGGCAATCAAACTGCCGGCGGGGAGTCCACGCCCGGAAAGGGTAAATTTCCTAACTACAATGCCTACTTCGCGTTCACCAATGACTACAAGTCCACCAAAGAACAGAGGGACAAATATGATGAAACCGCCCACAAGGACGATGGGAATTAGTACAACAGGATCAATTCCAGCAGCTTGATATTGAGTACTGCTAGTTTGTAACTGAGCAATATTTGGTTTAGTCTGATTTCGCTGGACTGATGCCGAAGTAATTTCTTTTGCAGTAGTTATTTTTACGGTAGTAGCATTAGCAGAATGAATACTACTAGCGTTCGTCAAAGACGTTGGCGCAGCCATCGCTAATGTTGCTACGATAGATGCTGCAAAACGAGCTACCTTATTTTGTTTACGAGTACCAAGCAAAGATGAAAAGCTTTTCATAATTTGTGCCCATTTGGGCAACTAATTAGTTAAGTTAACACTTCACCAAGGCTGGACTCGATTTCTTAAACTTGACGTAATTTTTTTAAAAGTTAATAAATAAGGAGTCAGAATTCAGAATTCAGAATTCAGGATTCAGAATACTCTATCCGTAAAGGGATGGAGTTTTTACACACATAGAGAATTTATCGAACATAATTCAAGAGTCAGGAGTCAGAATTCAGAATGAATTCTGCACGAAAAAGCGGATAGTGCCGGTGGGAAGCGAGTCAGACGCTCAAGGATTCGCTTTGTGCGTCGCTATCGAGCGTCTGAATTCTGACCGGATGCGGAGCGTCTCCGGCTCCGCTCCTGAATTCTGACTTCTGAATTCTGAATTCTGAATTCTTCTTAATAAATATTTTGTAGGTTGGGCAATATCCAACCTACAAAGTAGAAATAGAAAATTAAATTAGACCAAACCGCCAGCTGCTTGAAACCGAGCGCGGGCACGTTTGAAGGCTTGGTTTGCCTGGATTTGGGCTTGGCGATCGTCTCCTGCAACTTGATTCAGACGCGCTTCTGCTTGGTTGTAAGCAGTACGGGCTTCATCAAGGTTAATTTTGTCGCCACGTTCAGCGCCATTAACCAGAATTGTCACTTCATTTTCTTCGACTTCGGCAAAACCGCCCAAAAGAGCGATCGCTTGCCAATTCTGATTTTTAGCGGCGCGGACTCGCATTACACCAGTATCCAGGGCGGTCAAAAGTGGTGCGTGTCCAGTTAAGATACCTAGTTGACCAGTAGTGCTAGGCAAAACTACTTCTTCAGCTGGGGCATCCCATACTGTTTTGTCTGGGGAAATTACACGAACGGTTAATGTCATTTGTCTTTTGTCCTTTGTCTGTTGTCCTTTGTCTTTTGTCTTTTGTCCTTTATCATTTGTAATTGCCATTAGTCATTAGCACTTGAACTAATGACTAATGACCAATGACCAATGACCAATGACCAATGACCAACGACTAATGACTAACCTTTGATTTTTGCAGCTTTAGCGATCGCTTCGTTAATATCGCCAACCAAGTAGAAAGCCTGTTCTGGCAGATCATCTAACTCACCAGACAGAATCTTTTGGAACCCTTTGATGGTGTCTTCCAACTTCACGTACTTACCAGGAGAACCTGTGAATACTTCTGCTACAAAGAACGGCTGAGACAAGAAACGCTCAACTTTCCGGGCCCGCGCTACGATGAGACGGTCATCTTCAGACAATTCATCTAGACCAAGAATGGCGATAATGTCTTGGAGTTCTTTATAACGTTGCAGGGTTGATTGCACCGCCCGCGCAGTATTGTAGTGTTCATCACCTACAATGTTGGGCTGGAGCATGGTAGAAGTTGAATTCAGCGGGTCAACTGCGGGATAAATCCCCTTCGATGCCAAACCGCGAGACAGTACTGTTGTACCATCCAAGTGGGCGAAGGTGGTAGCAGGTGCGGGGTCGGTGAGGTCATCCGCAGGTACGTACACTGCCTGAATGGAGGTAATAGAACCCTCTGTAGTTGAGGTAATCCGCTCTTGCAGCTCACCCACGTCAGTTCCCAATGTGGGCTGATATCCTACCGCTGAAGGCATCCGACCCAGTAGCGCCGATACTTCCGAACCTGCTTGTACAAACCGGAAAATGTTGTCAATAAACAACAGCACGTCCTGCTTGTTCACATCGCGGAAGTACTCTGCTACTGTCAATCCTGAAAGACCAACCCGCATTCTGGCTCCGGGTGGCTCGTTCATTTGACCGTAAACTAGAGCAATTTTTGATTCGTTGAGGTTGTCATTGTTGATAACCCCAGACTCAATCATTTCGTTGTAGAGGTCATTGCCTTCACGGGTGCGCTCACCCACGCCAGCAAAAACGGATACTCCACCGTGCTGGGTAGCGATGTTGTTGATCAATTCCATCATGATCACGGTTTTACCAACACCAGCACCGCCGAATAGACCAATCTTACCGCCGCGTCGATAGGGAGTCAGAAGGTCAACAACTTTAATCCCAGTCTCAAACACCGAAGGTTTGGTTTCCAGGTCAGTAAATTTGGGAGCAGAGCGGTGGATGGGTAGAGTCGCCTCAGCATTTACTGGGCCTCTGTTGTCCACAGGTTCGCCAAGGACGTTGAAAATTCGACCCAAGGTGGCTTTACCAACTGGCACAGTAATGGGAGCGCCTGTATCGGTAACTTCAAAACCGCGCACTAAGCCTTCGGTGGAACTCATTGCAACAGTTCTCACCTGGTTGTCGCCCAGCAATTGCTGTACTTCAACGGTGATGTTGATTTCCTGTCCAGCTTCGTTGGTGCCTTTGATTTTCAAAGCGTTGTAGATTTGTGGCAATTTCCCGCCGGGAAATTTAACGTCTACAACTGGGCCAATGATTTGGGTAATGTAGCCAATGTTTGTTTTTTCTGCGGTTGTGACCATGCTGCGCCTAATGAGTGAAGCTAGATTTCAGATAAGGTCGTAGAAGACATTAAGAATAAGGAATGTCACCTTTCACTCTAGCACCGGACGGGGACATAACTCTCTTAGTAATTCCTTAAAAAGGAGTTTGGCGGCTGTGGTTGTAGTCCTCATCCTGACCTTGATCCCTAATCTCATTTTTCAGATGCGATCGCCATAGCTACAAGACTTTGTAGCGAAAAATGCCGCTCTGTTAAATTCCCGATTTGCACAGGAGTTAGGAATCAAGAGTCAGAATTCATTGAAAGCGACGGGAAACTCCATCCCGCAAGTGGCGTGGAGAGGGATGTCGCCCCGTCGCTTGGGGCACTGGGCATGGGACAAACAGGTAACATCTTCCCTATGCCCTATGCCCGATTCCCCATGCCCAAAAACTCCATCCCGTAAGTGGCGTGGAGTTTTTCATTTGAGTATTCTGACCGAAAAAGCGGATATCTTCTCTGTAAAAGCTACGTATTATTACGTAGAAAATAGCAAGATCGTCTCATAGAGAGCATCCAGATTGCTGAATTCTGCATTCTTCTTCAAGCTTTAGTAGCCGCATTCTGTGGCTGTTTACGCTTCACAAAAGAAGTAGCACTAAAAGCTGCTAATGCGAAGAAACCCAACATGGAAGTTGGTTCGGGAACAGATTGACTACTAAATGTAAAATTATCTACTGTATAAGTATTTCCACTATCTTGAAATGTGATATATGAAATATCTGGAGCAGTAAGAGACAGAAATATATTAGGCAATAAACCTGTGGCGGCATCTTGAAAGTTAGCCCCACCCGTTGATACTGTACCTAAAATAGAATTATCAGAAGCATAAGCTGTCAAAGTAACATTTGTAGTTCCAGTTACAAAACCACCCACAGATGACCAAAGCGAATTTACAGCATCAACACGGATAATCCCATTACCAAGAGAAGGATTATCATAAATTAAGTTGTTCGCAGAGACGGGTGGAAACAAAGAATTTAAGCTTGAACCTAATTGGAGAATTGATGCTGTACCGTTAAAGTCTACACCTTGATTCAGGAATTGGTTATCAACAATCTCAAGATCCAACAAGCTATCAAAGTCAATCACAGTGTCTACTGCTTGTGCCTTTCCTGATCCTAGTGTCGCCAGAGTGAGACAAGTTACTCCAGCAGTAGCTAGGGATAACTTTTTCATTACAGTGGATATTGTCATAAAACAAATGTCCTTAAGTATTGAGGATGTTAAGAGTAAAATTGCTATACATTACCAGTTGACAGAAACTTGCCAGCGAAATTAGGCAAAAATCTCCCACTGATTCAGCCTTTGGCAGCGATCGCACACACAAGCAGTAATTGCTATGACATTGACATAGTATTAGCTTGATTTCAGGCTCATATATAACCATTAGTAGTATTGTTAAATTGAATTTAAAAAACAAGTATTATTACTGATATTTACTAAAAATTTATAAGAATAATTTATTGTTTTCTAAAATAGAAAAACTGTCAAAGACATGGTGTATAAGGTTTTTATAGCGATTGGTTGCTATTGTCCAATTAATAACTATATAAAAATTGTATAAATTTATAGGATTTAACGTGTAAAAATACATACTTGCGCTAAGTAATATGCTATACAAACTCAGCACTTTTCATATGGGTGCAGCCCGTCCTAAAAGTTAGTTGGCAATAGGTACATATCCAGCTATCTACAAACGACATTTCCAAAACTTCTGAATATCCATAAGATAAAGATAGATACAAAAAACCGCTTTTAGCCAAGCCATGATGCCTGAGTTAGGCATAGCTGCGGTTTCATCCTCACACTTCCACCGAGCAACAGCTTATGAATTTCTCGTCAGCACGACAATATTTTTACCAAGAGATTCAGCAGTCTGACGAGCACATTGACTTAGCAAAGGCAGCTTTGTATATTGCACAAGAAGAATATCCCAAGCTAGATCAAGAAGAATACCTCAATGCCCTTGATACAATGGCATGGGAGTTACAAGAACGCCTCCCTGATTCACGATATCCTCTGCGGATAGTTCAAAGTATTAATCAGTATATTTACGAGTATTTAAAATTTTCTGGTAATAAAATTGACTATTACGACCCGCGCAACAGCTTTTTGAATGATGTAATTGACCGCCGACTGGGGATTCCCATTACCTTAGCGCTGGTTTACCTAGAGGTTGCTCGACGGATTGATTTTCCGATGGTGGGTGTGGGAATGCCAGGACATTTCCTAATTCGCCCGGATATTCCAGATATAGAAATTTTTGTCGATGCTTTCAATGGCGGTGAAATAATATTTGCCCAAGATTGCGAAGAACGACTGTCTCAACTTTATCAACAACCTGTGACGCTACAACCAGAATTTTTAGCCGTAGTCAGTAATCGGCAATTTTTGGCAAGGATGCTGACAAATTTAAAATTTATTTACCTCAAACAGCAAGAGTTAGAAAAAACGCTGGCAGCGGTTGAACGAATTTTATTGCTGTTTCCTGGTTTAACTTTAGAA encodes:
- a CDS encoding SPFH domain-containing protein gives rise to the protein MKSFSSLLGTRKQNKVARFAASIVATLAMAAPTSLTNASSIHSANATTVKITTAKEITSASVQRNQTKPNIAQLQTSSTQYQAAGIDPVVLIPIVLVGGFIIFVPLFFGGLVVIGEREVGIVVRKFTLSGRGLPAGSLIALNGEAGLQADTLAPGWHWGYWPWQYSVKKETVIVVPQGEIALIVAADGASNPPERILGKIVDCDNFQDARKFLTQGGEKGRQMGFLTAGTYRINTALFKVIMASNASAHGMTPEQLRVYSLASDKVGIVTTLDGLPISAGELAGPTIDGHDNFQNGQKFINGGGRRGLQEQTLLSGSWNLNPWFVQVEQVPMTEIPIGYVGVVISFVGKAHQDVSGAAFTHGNLVNPGHKGVWIEPLYPGKHPINSRIMKMELVPTTNIVLNWSGRTERHSYDAQLASLTVRSRDGFAFDLEVAQIIHVGALDAPKVISRVGAMQNLVDHVLEPTIGNYFRNSAQNCTVLDFLTARSERQTEAAEYIKTALRAYDVQAIDTLIGDIQPPASLMQTQTDRKIAEEERKTYEVQQMAQTQRQQLVRETALANIQQEMVKSEQSVHIADLKAQAQIKEANGEAEGTKLRAIAEAEGIRATGNAKAETYRAGVEALGSQGYTAMQLMQIIGDRNVRLIPDVLVGSNGSNNGLVDGLLSMILWNQTGKGELTPTPLHPQPVVTKAQPTTENGLPPIVVNFPADKST
- the atpC gene encoding ATP synthase F1 subunit epsilon; this translates as MTLTVRVISPDKTVWDAPAEEVVLPSTTGQLGILTGHAPLLTALDTGVMRVRAAKNQNWQAIALLGGFAEVEENEVTILVNGAERGDKINLDEARTAYNQAEARLNQVAGDDRQAQIQANQAFKRARARFQAAGGLV
- the atpD gene encoding F0F1 ATP synthase subunit beta, whose protein sequence is MVTTAEKTNIGYITQIIGPVVDVKFPGGKLPQIYNALKIKGTNEAGQEINITVEVQQLLGDNQVRTVAMSSTEGLVRGFEVTDTGAPITVPVGKATLGRIFNVLGEPVDNRGPVNAEATLPIHRSAPKFTDLETKPSVFETGIKVVDLLTPYRRGGKIGLFGGAGVGKTVIMMELINNIATQHGGVSVFAGVGERTREGNDLYNEMIESGVINNDNLNESKIALVYGQMNEPPGARMRVGLSGLTVAEYFRDVNKQDVLLFIDNIFRFVQAGSEVSALLGRMPSAVGYQPTLGTDVGELQERITSTTEGSITSIQAVYVPADDLTDPAPATTFAHLDGTTVLSRGLASKGIYPAVDPLNSTSTMLQPNIVGDEHYNTARAVQSTLQRYKELQDIIAILGLDELSEDDRLIVARARKVERFLSQPFFVAEVFTGSPGKYVKLEDTIKGFQKILSGELDDLPEQAFYLVGDINEAIAKAAKIKG
- a CDS encoding PEP-CTERM sorting domain-containing protein (PEP-CTERM proteins occur, often in large numbers, in the proteomes of bacteria that also encode an exosortase, a predicted intramembrane cysteine proteinase. The presence of a PEP-CTERM domain at a protein's C-terminus predicts cleavage within the sorting domain, followed by covalent anchoring to some some component of the (usually Gram-negative) cell surface. Many PEP-CTERM proteins exhibit an unusual sequence composition that includes large numbers of potential glycosylation sites. Expression of one such protein has been shown restore the ability of a bacterium to form floc, a type of biofilm.) → MTISTVMKKLSLATAGVTCLTLATLGSGKAQAVDTVIDFDSLLDLEIVDNQFLNQGVDFNGTASILQLGSSLNSLFPPVSANNLIYDNPSLGNGIIRVDAVNSLWSSVGGFVTGTTNVTLTAYASDNSILGTVSTGGANFQDAATGLLPNIFLSLTAPDISYITFQDSGNTYTVDNFTFSSQSVPEPTSMLGFFALAAFSATSFVKRKQPQNAATKA
- a CDS encoding SirB1 family protein, with the protein product MNFSSARQYFYQEIQQSDEHIDLAKAALYIAQEEYPKLDQEEYLNALDTMAWELQERLPDSRYPLRIVQSINQYIYEYLKFSGNKIDYYDPRNSFLNDVIDRRLGIPITLALVYLEVARRIDFPMVGVGMPGHFLIRPDIPDIEIFVDAFNGGEIIFAQDCEERLSQLYQQPVTLQPEFLAVVSNRQFLARMLTNLKFIYLKQQELEKTLAAVERILLLFPGLTLELRDRGLIYYQLGYYPQAVDDLQKYLAKVPDAEDASVIRRLLTELGRD